One Streptomyces fagopyri DNA window includes the following coding sequences:
- a CDS encoding PadR family transcriptional regulator: MSTIRLLVLGAVRRHGRAHGYQVRNDLEYWGAHEWSNAKPGSIYHALKQMAKQGLLHAHETAPSTAGGPPRTEYEVTDTGTEEYLALLRRSLTTQDQKPDALSAALGLMVDLDRGEVLGLLRERVRAIEEWRASVTGYYTPEGGPGQLGHIGEIMNFWVHSADSGADWTRGLIERIEGGAYTFAGEGPPFVGVLGEGEENPYATGVAHPADHT; the protein is encoded by the coding sequence ATGTCAACGATCCGTCTGCTGGTGCTGGGAGCCGTGCGCCGGCACGGGCGGGCCCACGGCTACCAGGTGCGCAACGACCTCGAGTACTGGGGCGCGCACGAGTGGTCGAACGCCAAGCCCGGTTCGATCTACCACGCGCTCAAGCAGATGGCGAAACAGGGACTGCTGCACGCCCACGAGACCGCGCCGTCCACCGCGGGCGGGCCTCCGCGCACCGAGTACGAGGTCACGGACACGGGCACCGAGGAGTATCTGGCGCTGCTGCGCCGGTCGTTGACCACCCAGGACCAGAAGCCCGACGCCCTCTCGGCCGCGCTCGGCCTCATGGTCGACCTCGACCGGGGGGAGGTCCTCGGGCTGCTGAGGGAGCGGGTGCGCGCCATCGAGGAGTGGCGCGCGTCCGTCACCGGGTACTACACCCCCGAGGGCGGTCCCGGGCAGCTCGGGCACATCGGGGAGATCATGAACTTCTGGGTCCACTCCGCGGATTCCGGAGCGGACTGGACCCGGGGGCTCATCGAGCGGATCGAGGGTGGGGCGTACACGTTCGCCGGGGAGGGCCCGCCCTTCGTCGGGGTGCTGGGGGAGGGTGAGGAGAACCCGTACGCGACGGGGGTGGCGCATCCTGCGGACCACACGTAG
- a CDS encoding aldehyde dehydrogenase family protein has product MSSYFTDLARQYIGGEWRPGTGSWDIIDFNPYDGEKLASITIATVDEVDEAYRAAERAQKEWAAVNPYARRAVFEKALRLVEEREAEITEVIIAELGGTHLKAGFELHLAKEFLRESIQLALRPEGRILPSPIDGKENRVYRVPVGVVGVISPFNFPFLLSLKSVAPALALGNGVVLKPHQNTPIVGGSLVAKIFEDAGLPGGLLNVVITDIAEIGDAFIEHPVPKVISFTGSDKVGRHVATVCASHFKSAVLELGGNSALVVLDDADIDYAVDAAVFSRYVHQGQVCMAANRVLVDRSIADEFTEKFVAKVRTLKVGDPSDPRTIIGPVINSSQADAITGAVDQAVAEGATALVRGTTTDNLVGPTVLTDVPADSGILRQEIFGPVALLVLFDGEEEAVRIANDTPYGLSGAVHTADVERGVAFAKRIDTGMFHVNDGTVHDEPPVAFGGEKHSGIGRLNGEATVEAFTTQKWISVQHGRSFFPF; this is encoded by the coding sequence ATGTCGTCCTACTTCACCGACCTGGCCCGGCAGTACATCGGCGGGGAGTGGCGCCCGGGCACCGGTTCCTGGGACATCATCGACTTCAACCCGTACGACGGGGAGAAGCTGGCGTCCATCACCATAGCCACGGTCGACGAGGTCGACGAGGCCTACCGTGCGGCCGAGCGCGCCCAGAAGGAATGGGCCGCGGTCAACCCGTACGCGCGCCGCGCGGTCTTCGAGAAGGCCCTGCGTCTCGTCGAGGAGCGCGAGGCGGAGATCACCGAGGTGATCATCGCCGAACTGGGCGGCACCCACCTCAAGGCCGGTTTCGAGCTCCACCTCGCCAAGGAGTTCCTGCGCGAGTCGATCCAGCTGGCGCTGCGGCCCGAGGGCAGGATCCTTCCCTCGCCGATCGACGGCAAGGAGAACCGCGTCTACCGCGTACCCGTCGGTGTCGTCGGCGTGATCAGCCCCTTCAACTTCCCCTTCCTGCTCTCCCTGAAGTCCGTCGCGCCGGCCCTGGCCCTGGGCAACGGCGTGGTCCTGAAGCCGCACCAGAACACCCCGATCGTCGGTGGCTCACTGGTCGCCAAGATCTTCGAGGACGCGGGGCTCCCCGGCGGCCTGCTCAACGTCGTGATCACCGACATAGCGGAGATCGGCGACGCCTTCATCGAGCACCCCGTCCCGAAGGTCATCTCCTTCACCGGCTCCGACAAGGTCGGCCGGCACGTCGCCACCGTCTGCGCCTCGCACTTCAAGAGCGCGGTCCTCGAACTCGGCGGCAACAGCGCGCTGGTGGTCCTGGACGACGCCGACATCGACTACGCCGTGGACGCGGCGGTCTTCAGCCGGTACGTCCACCAGGGTCAGGTGTGCATGGCCGCCAACCGCGTACTGGTGGACCGCTCGATCGCGGACGAGTTCACCGAGAAGTTCGTCGCCAAGGTCAGGACGCTCAAGGTGGGCGACCCGAGCGACCCGCGGACGATCATCGGCCCGGTCATCAACTCCTCCCAGGCCGACGCGATCACGGGCGCCGTCGACCAGGCGGTCGCCGAGGGTGCCACCGCGCTCGTGCGCGGCACCACCACCGACAACCTGGTCGGGCCGACCGTCCTGACGGACGTGCCGGCCGACTCCGGCATCCTCCGGCAGGAGATCTTCGGCCCGGTCGCGCTCCTCGTCCTCTTCGACGGCGAGGAGGAGGCCGTACGCATCGCCAACGACACCCCGTACGGACTGAGCGGCGCCGTCCACACCGCCGACGTCGAGCGCGGAGTGGCCTTCGCCAAGCGGATCGACACCGGCATGTTCCACGTCAACGACGGCACCGTGCACGACGAGCCCCCGGTCGCCTTCGGCGGCGAGAAGCACTCCGGCATCGGCCGTCTCAACGGCGAGGCGACGGTCGAGGCGTTCACCACCCAGAAGTGGATCTCGGTGCAGCACGGACGGAGCTTCTTCCCGTTCTAG
- a CDS encoding glutamate decarboxylase, with product MPLHKGPENPDERPMSVNPFFGDANPLGDMTEAPPKHRLPDRPLTPTIAYQLVHDELMLDGNARLNLATFVTTWMEPQAGVLMGECLDKNMIDKDEYPRTAELERRCVAMLADLWNAPDPGSVVGCSTTGSSEACMLAGMALKRRWSQRNADRYPGARPNLVMGVNVQVCWEKFCNFWEVEARQVPMEGDRFHLDPQAAAELCDENTIGVVGILGSTFDGSYEPIADLCAALDRLQERTGLDIPVHVDGASGAMIAPFLDPDLVWDFRLPRVSSINTSGHKYGLVYPGVGWALWRSPAELPEELVFRVNYLGGDMPTFALNFSRPGAQVVAQYYTFLRLGREGYRAVQQTTRDLARGLASRIEALEDFRLLTRGDQLPVFAFTTAPHVSAYDVFDVSRRMRENGWLVPAYTFPANREDLSVLRVVCRNGFSADLADLFLEDLDRLVPQLRRQPHPWTRDKQRATGFHH from the coding sequence ATGCCGCTCCACAAAGGCCCCGAGAACCCCGACGAGCGACCGATGTCCGTCAACCCCTTCTTCGGGGACGCGAACCCACTCGGCGACATGACCGAGGCCCCGCCCAAGCACCGACTCCCGGACCGGCCGCTGACCCCCACGATCGCCTACCAGCTGGTCCACGACGAACTGATGCTGGACGGCAACGCACGGCTGAATCTCGCCACCTTCGTCACCACCTGGATGGAGCCGCAGGCCGGGGTGCTGATGGGCGAGTGCCTCGACAAGAACATGATCGACAAGGACGAGTACCCACGCACCGCCGAGCTGGAGCGACGCTGTGTGGCCATGCTCGCGGACCTGTGGAACGCGCCCGATCCCGGTTCCGTCGTGGGCTGTTCCACGACCGGTTCGAGCGAGGCGTGCATGCTCGCCGGGATGGCGCTGAAGCGGCGCTGGTCGCAGCGGAACGCGGACCGCTACCCGGGGGCGCGCCCCAACCTCGTCATGGGGGTGAACGTCCAGGTCTGCTGGGAGAAGTTCTGCAACTTCTGGGAGGTCGAGGCCCGCCAAGTACCCATGGAGGGCGACCGGTTCCACCTCGACCCGCAGGCGGCGGCCGAGCTGTGCGACGAGAACACCATCGGGGTCGTCGGGATCCTCGGCTCCACCTTCGACGGGTCCTACGAGCCGATCGCGGACCTCTGCGCGGCCCTCGACCGGCTCCAGGAGCGTACGGGCCTGGACATCCCCGTCCATGTCGACGGGGCGTCCGGCGCGATGATCGCCCCCTTCCTGGACCCCGACCTGGTCTGGGACTTCCGGCTGCCGCGTGTGTCGTCCATCAACACCTCGGGGCACAAGTACGGGCTCGTCTACCCGGGCGTCGGCTGGGCACTGTGGCGGTCACCGGCCGAACTGCCGGAGGAACTCGTCTTCCGCGTCAACTACCTGGGCGGCGACATGCCGACCTTCGCGCTCAACTTCTCCCGGCCCGGCGCGCAGGTCGTGGCGCAGTACTACACCTTCCTGCGGCTGGGCCGGGAGGGCTACCGCGCCGTCCAGCAGACGACCCGTGACCTGGCCCGCGGACTCGCCTCGCGGATCGAGGCGCTGGAGGACTTCCGCCTGCTCACCAGGGGCGACCAGCTGCCCGTCTTCGCCTTCACGACCGCGCCCCACGTGAGCGCGTACGACGTGTTCGACGTGTCCCGGCGCATGCGGGAGAACGGCTGGCTGGTGCCCGCGTACACCTTCCCGGCCAACCGGGAGGACCTGTCCGTACTACGGGTGGTGTGCCGCAACGGCTTCTCGGCCGACCTCGCCGACCTCTTCCTGGAGGACCTGGACCGGCTGGTGCCCCAGCTGCGCCGACAGCCGCATCCGTGGACCCGGGACAAGCAGCGGGCGACCGGCTTCCACCACTGA
- a CDS encoding DUF397 domain-containing protein, with the protein MDHDVCDVDDVYNGMAATELTGVAWQKSRHSNSQGSCVEFARLPGGDVAVRNSRFPEGPALVYTRAEIEAMLLGIKDGEFDHLIAG; encoded by the coding sequence GTGGACCACGACGTGTGCGACGTGGATGACGTGTACAACGGCATGGCTGCGACAGAGCTGACCGGGGTGGCCTGGCAGAAGAGCAGGCACAGCAACTCGCAGGGATCCTGCGTGGAGTTCGCGAGGCTGCCGGGGGGTGACGTGGCCGTGCGGAACTCGCGGTTCCCCGAGGGGCCGGCGCTCGTCTACACCCGCGCCGAGATCGAGGCGATGCTCCTGGGCATCAAGGACGGCGAGTTCGACCACCTGATCGCGGGCTGA
- a CDS encoding DedA family protein, translating into MTIALGPSWLDPNTLLDNFGIWGLLLIVFAESGLLIGFFLPGDSLLFTCGLLIASNKLDFPLWGAVALICVAAILGDQAGYLFGKKVGPSLFTRPDSRLFKQENVVKAHEFFEKYGPKSLVLARFVPIVRTFTPIIAGVSGMRYRSFLTFNIIGGVLWGAGVTLLGSWLGNIAFVNDNIEAILILIVLVSVVPIAIEFLRARSKARKNPPEPEAPQGPAGYPQQFTAPVMDDATRPLRMRGPQQGQGQDPYQQEPYQQDPYQQDSYRQDPNRPDPRRQDQYAQGQGYPRQQDQYAQGQGYPQQQPQQPQQPQQPYGNQDQGYYQGQGQGQDYGRSQGQDYGQDHDPNHGQGQAYPPQQYPQGYPQQPYDERQNPYHQGYPQN; encoded by the coding sequence GTGACGATTGCCCTCGGTCCAAGCTGGCTGGATCCGAACACGCTCCTGGACAACTTCGGCATCTGGGGCCTGCTTCTCATCGTCTTCGCGGAGTCCGGCCTGCTCATCGGCTTCTTCCTGCCGGGCGACTCGCTGCTGTTCACCTGCGGTCTGCTGATCGCGTCGAACAAGCTGGACTTCCCGCTGTGGGGGGCCGTCGCCCTGATCTGCGTCGCCGCGATCCTCGGCGACCAGGCGGGCTACCTCTTCGGCAAGAAGGTCGGCCCCTCGCTCTTCACCCGCCCGGACTCCCGTCTCTTCAAGCAGGAGAACGTGGTCAAGGCGCACGAGTTCTTCGAGAAGTACGGCCCCAAGTCCCTGGTCCTGGCCCGCTTCGTGCCGATCGTGCGGACGTTCACGCCGATCATCGCGGGCGTCAGCGGCATGCGGTACCGCTCCTTCCTCACGTTCAACATCATCGGTGGCGTCCTGTGGGGCGCGGGCGTCACGCTGCTCGGCTCCTGGCTCGGCAACATCGCCTTCGTCAACGACAACATCGAGGCGATCCTGATCCTGATCGTCCTCGTTTCGGTGGTCCCGATCGCCATCGAGTTCCTGCGGGCGCGCTCCAAGGCCAGGAAGAACCCGCCGGAGCCGGAGGCCCCCCAGGGCCCGGCCGGATACCCGCAGCAGTTCACGGCCCCCGTCATGGACGACGCCACGCGCCCGCTGCGCATGCGCGGGCCGCAGCAGGGCCAGGGCCAGGACCCGTACCAGCAGGAGCCCTACCAGCAGGACCCGTACCAGCAGGACTCGTACCGGCAGGACCCCAACCGGCCGGACCCGCGCCGGCAGGACCAGTACGCGCAGGGCCAGGGATACCCGCGGCAGCAGGACCAGTACGCCCAGGGCCAGGGATACCCGCAGCAGCAGCCCCAGCAGCCCCAGCAGCCCCAGCAGCCGTACGGCAACCAGGACCAGGGTTACTACCAGGGCCAGGGCCAGGGCCAGGACTACGGCCGGAGCCAGGGCCAGGACTACGGCCAGGATCACGACCCGAACCACGGACAGGGCCAGGCCTACCCGCCCCAGCAGTACCCGCAGGGCTACCCGCAGCAGCCGTACGACGAGCGGCAGAACCCGTACCACCAGGGCTACCCCCAGAACTGA
- a CDS encoding DinB family protein produces MVTHVSAETPGDERGALLSFLEGERGGIRRALIGLTAEQATSRPSASELSLAGLLKHVSEVEQSWIARARQEPPAVERDESNWHECFVLVGDETVEQQLEQWEKVAAGTEAFIRSVPSLDDTFPLPDAPWFPPDERVSMRWVLLRLISETARHAGHADIIRESLDGATAFGLVAREREGREAREREAR; encoded by the coding sequence ATGGTGACGCACGTTTCGGCCGAGACCCCCGGTGACGAGCGCGGAGCGCTGCTCTCCTTCCTGGAGGGCGAGCGCGGCGGCATCCGCCGCGCGCTGATCGGTCTGACGGCGGAGCAGGCCACGAGCCGTCCGAGCGCGAGTGAGCTGTCCCTGGCGGGGCTGCTCAAGCACGTCTCCGAGGTCGAGCAGAGCTGGATCGCCCGCGCCAGGCAGGAGCCGCCCGCGGTGGAACGGGACGAGTCCAACTGGCACGAGTGCTTCGTGCTCGTCGGCGACGAGACCGTGGAGCAGCAGCTGGAACAGTGGGAGAAGGTCGCGGCGGGCACGGAGGCGTTCATCCGCTCGGTGCCGAGCCTCGACGACACGTTCCCGCTGCCGGACGCGCCCTGGTTCCCGCCGGACGAGCGGGTGTCGATGCGCTGGGTGCTGCTGCGACTGATCTCGGAGACGGCCCGCCACGCCGGGCACGCCGACATCATCCGCGAGTCCCTGGACGGAGCGACCGCGTTCGGTCTGGTGGCGCGGGAACGGGAAGGGCGCGAGGCGCGGGAGCGGGAGGCCCGTTGA
- a CDS encoding helix-turn-helix domain-containing protein — MLLGSHLRRLREARGITREAAGYSIRASESKISRMELGRVSFKTRDVEDLLTLYGITDEAERTSLVSLAKEANVAGWWHSYSDVLPSWFPTYVGLEGAAHLIRSYEVQFVHGLLQTESYAHAVVARGMKGASAADIERRVALRLERQKYLVSEKAPEFHIVLDEAALRRPYGDRGVMREQLQHLIEVSERPNVRLQVMPFSFGGHSGESGSFTILSFPESDLSDVVYLEQLTSALYLDKREDVTQYESALKQLQQDSPGPSESRDLLRGLLQLS; from the coding sequence ATGCTGCTCGGGTCACATCTGCGGCGCCTGCGGGAGGCGCGCGGAATCACCAGGGAAGCGGCCGGCTACTCGATCCGTGCCTCCGAATCGAAGATCAGCCGCATGGAGTTGGGACGGGTGAGCTTCAAGACGCGCGACGTCGAGGACCTGCTGACGCTGTACGGCATCACGGACGAGGCCGAGCGCACCTCCCTGGTGTCCCTCGCCAAGGAGGCCAACGTCGCGGGCTGGTGGCACAGTTACTCGGACGTGCTGCCCAGCTGGTTCCCGACCTACGTCGGCCTGGAGGGCGCGGCCCATCTGATCCGGTCGTACGAAGTCCAGTTCGTGCACGGCCTGTTGCAGACCGAGTCCTACGCCCACGCCGTCGTCGCGCGCGGCATGAAGGGCGCGAGCGCGGCCGACATCGAACGCCGGGTGGCGCTGCGCCTGGAGCGGCAGAAGTACCTCGTCTCCGAGAAGGCCCCCGAGTTCCACATCGTCCTCGACGAGGCCGCGCTGCGCCGTCCCTACGGTGACCGCGGGGTGATGCGCGAGCAGCTCCAGCACCTGATCGAGGTGTCGGAGCGTCCCAACGTGCGCCTCCAGGTCATGCCGTTCAGCTTCGGCGGCCACTCGGGCGAGAGCGGCTCCTTCACGATCCTGAGCTTCCCCGAGTCCGACCTGTCGGACGTCGTCTACCTGGAGCAGCTCACCAGCGCGCTCTACCTGGACAAACGCGAGGACGTCACCCAGTACGAGAGTGCGCTGAAGCAGTTGCAGCAGGACAGCCCCGGGCCGTCCGAGAGCCGCGATCTGCTCCGTGGGCTGCTCCAGCTCTCCTGA
- a CDS encoding threonine/serine exporter family protein has product MTEAEDRKPQSDEARSAFVQPDGVAQAVEDESGTTSEFAIPKGMAPREPAAAESEGSAFSTPRTYSARHAPPAFTPATGVPVVSLTKDVPWQDRMRTMLRMPVTERPAPELVHKEDDSGPAVPRVLDLTLRIGELLLAGGEGAEDVEAAMFAVCRSYGLDRCEPNVTFTLLSISHQPSLVDDPVTASRTVRRRGTDYTRLAAVYRLVDDLSDTETGISLEDAYRRLAEMRRNRHPYPGWVLTGSSGLLAGAASVLVGGDAVVFVAAALGAMLGDRLAWLCAGRGLPEFYQFTVAAMPPAAIGVALQLAHVDVKASAVITGGLFALLPGRALVAGVQDGLTGFYITASARLLEVMYLFVGIIVGVLLVLYFGVKFDAQLNPDQALSISERPLVQIAASMLLSLTFAVLLQQERSTVLAVTLNGGVAWSVYGAMHYPGGISPVASTAVAAGLVGLFGQLLSRYRFASALPYTTAAIGPLLPGSATYFGLLSIAQNNVDKGLVSLTKAAALAMAIAIGVNLGSEISRLFLRVPGGSAAGRRAAKRTRGF; this is encoded by the coding sequence GTGACGGAAGCGGAGGACCGCAAACCGCAGTCGGACGAGGCGAGGAGCGCCTTCGTCCAGCCGGACGGTGTGGCGCAGGCGGTCGAGGACGAGTCGGGGACGACGTCGGAGTTCGCGATCCCCAAGGGAATGGCGCCCCGGGAGCCGGCGGCCGCGGAATCCGAGGGGTCGGCGTTCAGCACGCCGCGCACCTACAGCGCGCGGCACGCCCCGCCGGCCTTCACCCCCGCGACCGGCGTCCCCGTCGTCAGTCTGACCAAGGACGTGCCCTGGCAGGACCGGATGCGCACGATGCTGCGCATGCCCGTGACCGAGCGCCCGGCACCCGAGCTGGTCCACAAGGAGGACGATTCGGGGCCCGCCGTCCCGCGCGTGCTCGACCTGACGCTGCGTATCGGCGAGCTGCTGCTGGCGGGCGGCGAGGGGGCCGAGGACGTGGAGGCGGCCATGTTCGCCGTCTGCCGCTCCTACGGCCTGGACCGCTGCGAGCCGAACGTCACCTTCACCCTGCTGTCGATCTCGCACCAGCCGTCCCTGGTGGACGATCCGGTGACGGCCTCACGGACGGTACGCCGCCGGGGCACCGACTACACCCGCCTGGCGGCCGTCTACCGGCTCGTCGACGACCTGAGTGACACCGAGACCGGGATCTCCCTGGAGGACGCCTACCGGCGGCTCGCCGAGATGCGGCGCAACAGGCACCCGTACCCCGGCTGGGTGCTGACGGGCTCCAGCGGGCTGCTCGCGGGCGCCGCCTCGGTGCTCGTCGGCGGCGACGCCGTGGTGTTCGTCGCCGCGGCGCTGGGCGCGATGCTCGGCGACCGGCTCGCGTGGCTGTGCGCCGGGCGCGGGCTGCCGGAGTTCTACCAGTTCACGGTGGCCGCGATGCCGCCGGCCGCGATCGGGGTCGCGCTCCAGCTCGCGCACGTCGACGTGAAGGCGTCCGCGGTGATCACCGGTGGGCTCTTCGCGCTGCTGCCCGGGCGGGCGCTCGTCGCCGGTGTGCAGGACGGACTGACAGGCTTCTACATCACCGCGTCCGCGCGCCTGCTGGAGGTCATGTACCTCTTCGTGGGCATCATCGTCGGCGTCCTGCTGGTGCTGTATTTCGGCGTGAAGTTCGACGCCCAGCTCAACCCGGACCAGGCCCTGAGCATCTCCGAGCGCCCCTTGGTGCAGATCGCCGCGTCCATGCTGCTGTCGCTGACCTTCGCGGTCCTGCTCCAGCAGGAACGGTCCACCGTCCTCGCGGTGACCCTCAACGGCGGGGTGGCCTGGTCGGTGTACGGGGCGATGCACTACCCGGGCGGCATCTCACCGGTCGCCTCGACGGCCGTCGCGGCGGGCCTGGTGGGCCTCTTCGGGCAGCTCCTGTCCCGCTACCGCTTCGCCTCCGCGCTGCCGTACACGACCGCCGCGATCGGGCCCCTGCTGCCCGGTTCGGCCACGTACTTCGGGCTGCTGTCCATCGCCCAGAACAACGTCGACAAGGGGCTGGTGTCCCTCACGAAGGCCGCCGCGCTCGCGATGGCCATCGCGATCGGGGTGAACCTGGGGTCGGAGATCTCCCGGCTGTTCCTGCGGGTGCCCGGCGGGTCCGCCGCGGGACGGCGGGCCGCCAAGCGGACCAGGGGCTTCTGA
- a CDS encoding ion channel protein, producing the protein MTHDAARQAHASAPATPARALLPLIVPALVVGVAASLLFLGVSALAEKLQGVLWNGLPESLGVGRYSVVWMLVVLTATGVLVGLVVWKVPGHAGPDPATLGLSAPPVAPAVLPGLLVATALMLAGGPSLGPENPIIATNIALAFWLGRRFAPGLSGGLWAVLAEAATLGALFGTPVAAALVISEAFAGQRLEGKLWDNLFAPLTAAATGATTTALVAHPAFDLHLPPLGPPDGGNVLAALVIASAAALLGMAAVYAFPYVHGAFSRLGHPMLALPLGGLVLGLLGALGGHLTLFKGLDEVGELAGNPEGWSAGQFATMTVVKLAALVVAASCGFRGGRIFPAVFIGAAFGLFAHALVPAVPAALGVAAGVLGMLLAITRQGWLSLFTAAVLVASPTILALLCIATLPAWLLVTGRPQMQLHHDGTAVR; encoded by the coding sequence GTGACCCACGACGCGGCCCGGCAGGCACATGCCTCCGCCCCGGCGACCCCCGCGCGGGCGCTGCTGCCGCTGATCGTCCCGGCACTCGTCGTCGGTGTCGCGGCCAGCCTTCTGTTCCTGGGCGTGAGCGCGCTCGCGGAGAAACTTCAGGGGGTGCTCTGGAACGGCCTCCCCGAGTCGCTGGGTGTCGGCCGGTACTCCGTGGTCTGGATGCTCGTCGTCCTCACCGCGACGGGCGTACTGGTCGGTCTGGTGGTGTGGAAGGTCCCGGGTCACGCGGGCCCCGACCCCGCGACCCTCGGGCTCTCGGCGCCCCCGGTGGCGCCCGCCGTGCTGCCGGGCCTGCTGGTGGCGACCGCGCTGATGCTGGCCGGCGGTCCGAGTCTGGGGCCGGAGAACCCGATCATCGCCACCAACATCGCCCTCGCGTTCTGGCTGGGTCGCAGGTTCGCGCCAGGGCTGTCCGGCGGTCTGTGGGCGGTGCTGGCCGAGGCGGCGACGCTCGGTGCGCTGTTCGGGACGCCGGTGGCGGCGGCACTGGTCATCTCCGAGGCGTTCGCCGGACAGCGGCTGGAGGGCAAGCTGTGGGACAACCTGTTCGCGCCGTTGACCGCCGCCGCCACGGGTGCCACGACGACCGCCCTGGTGGCCCATCCGGCCTTCGACCTCCATCTGCCCCCGCTCGGACCGCCCGACGGCGGCAACGTCCTGGCCGCGCTCGTGATCGCCTCCGCGGCGGCGCTGCTCGGCATGGCGGCGGTCTACGCCTTCCCGTACGTCCACGGCGCCTTCTCCCGGCTCGGGCACCCCATGCTGGCGCTCCCGCTCGGCGGGCTCGTCCTCGGCCTGCTGGGCGCCTTGGGCGGGCATCTGACGTTGTTCAAGGGGCTGGACGAGGTCGGCGAGCTGGCCGGGAACCCCGAGGGCTGGTCGGCCGGGCAGTTCGCCACGATGACGGTGGTGAAGCTCGCCGCCCTGGTCGTCGCCGCGTCCTGCGGGTTCCGGGGCGGCCGGATCTTCCCGGCCGTCTTCATCGGCGCCGCCTTCGGCCTGTTCGCCCACGCGCTCGTCCCCGCGGTCCCGGCCGCCCTCGGCGTGGCCGCGGGGGTGCTGGGCATGCTCCTCGCGATCACCCGGCAGGGCTGGCTGAGTCTGTTCACGGCGGCCGTCCTGGTCGCCTCTCCCACGATCCTCGCCCTGCTGTGCATCGCGACCCTGCCGGCCTGGCTGCTGGTGACCGGCAGACCGCAGATGCAGCTCCACCACGACGGAACCGCCGTTCGTTGA
- a CDS encoding ATP-binding protein: MGTNGSTMLEPLRQGLPPLDPAAVSDAASCALPARYEAVRDARQFTRRTLDQWDIGDRFDDACLVVSELVTNALRHALPSDTPRADDQGAPVRLHLMRWTSRLVCAVRDPSHDSPVAGDSDDFSAESGRGLFLVDSFADSWGWHPLAGTLSGKVVWALFRLPPHTAATGPAE, translated from the coding sequence ATGGGGACGAATGGATCGACCATGCTCGAGCCCTTACGGCAGGGACTTCCGCCGCTCGATCCCGCGGCCGTGTCCGACGCCGCTTCCTGCGCTCTGCCCGCACGCTACGAAGCGGTGCGCGACGCACGGCAGTTCACCCGAAGAACGCTGGACCAGTGGGACATCGGCGACCGTTTCGACGATGCGTGTCTGGTGGTCTCCGAACTGGTGACCAACGCCCTGCGGCACGCTCTGCCCTCGGACACACCCCGCGCGGACGACCAAGGCGCGCCCGTGCGGCTGCACTTGATGCGGTGGACCTCACGTCTGGTGTGCGCGGTGCGCGATCCCAGTCACGACAGTCCTGTGGCCGGCGACTCGGACGACTTCTCGGCGGAGTCGGGCCGGGGCCTGTTCCTGGTCGACTCGTTCGCCGACAGCTGGGGCTGGCACCCCCTCGCGGGCACCCTCAGCGGCAAGGTCGTATGGGCGCTGTTCCGGCTCCCGCCGCACACCGCCGCCACCGGCCCGGCCGAATGA
- a CDS encoding MerR family transcriptional regulator, giving the protein MSHSVGQVAGFAGVTVRTLHHYDEIGLLVPSGRSHAGHRRYGDTDLDRLQQILFYRELGFPLDEVAALLDDPEADPRAHLRRQHDLLTARIEKLQRMAAAVEHAMEARTMGIDLTPEEKFEVFGDKDPEAHAEEAERRWGGTEAYAESQRRAARYTKDDWKRMQAEVASWGERYDALMEAGEPATGERAMDMAEEHRLHITRWFYGCSYETHRGLGEMYVADERFKEFYDSMRPGLAEHLREAIAANATRHGG; this is encoded by the coding sequence GTGAGCCATTCGGTGGGTCAGGTCGCCGGGTTCGCCGGGGTCACGGTGCGCACCCTGCACCACTACGACGAGATCGGCCTGCTCGTGCCGAGCGGGCGCAGTCACGCGGGTCACCGGCGCTACGGCGACACCGACCTCGACCGGCTGCAGCAGATCCTGTTCTACCGGGAGCTCGGCTTTCCCCTCGACGAGGTCGCCGCCCTGCTCGACGACCCGGAGGCGGACCCGCGCGCGCATCTGCGCCGCCAGCACGACCTGCTGACCGCCCGGATCGAGAAACTGCAGAGGATGGCCGCGGCCGTGGAGCACGCCATGGAGGCACGCACGATGGGTATCGATCTCACGCCCGAGGAGAAGTTCGAGGTCTTCGGGGACAAGGATCCCGAGGCACACGCCGAGGAGGCCGAGCGGCGCTGGGGAGGCACGGAGGCGTACGCCGAGTCGCAGCGCCGCGCCGCCCGCTACACCAAGGACGACTGGAAGCGCATGCAGGCCGAGGTGGCTTCCTGGGGCGAGCGTTACGACGCCCTGATGGAGGCCGGTGAGCCCGCGACCGGCGAGCGCGCCATGGACATGGCCGAGGAGCACCGGCTCCACATCACCCGGTGGTTCTACGGCTGCTCGTACGAGACGCACCGGGGTCTCGGCGAGATGTACGTGGCCGACGAGCGGTTCAAGGAGTTCTACGACTCCATGCGGCCGGGGCTCGCCGAACACCTGAGGGAGGCGATCGCGGCGAACGCCACGCGACACGGAGGCTGA